The genomic stretch TCTCGATCTCGCCGCGATCAACGGGAGCGGCAACCCACAAGAGGAACGAATTCTAGGGGGTTGACGGAAAACGTCAAAACAAAGGGATTCCCGGCGAGCGATTGGCGCAATCTCAGCCTTCGGAATTCTTGCCGTCCGCGCCGATCGTAAGCCATTGTGAAATTGCAAGAGCGCCGTCTATCACTCTTCGGCAATGCGCCCGGACGAAATCGTCCGGCAACGGGTGCTCGAGCGGCAGATTCTCGCTGGCAGCAAGAGCCGCGCCGCCATCGAAATCGACAAACGCAAGCCGAGCCGTCAGATCCTGACGCGAACGCCCGAACGAGACGCCGGGCAGGATCGCCACATTGGCTTCCTCAAGTAGACGATTGCACAGACTGGGTCCGTCCCTGATCCCGCGGCGGGCCAACATCTCCGCGAACGGCGAGAAATCCAGGAAAAGGTAGAATCCGCCGACCGGGGCATGAACGCGAATGCCGGCGGACTTCAAAATCGAAACGGTGGGCGCAGCGATTGCCGCGAGCACCCGGCGCGCATGCCACAGATACCGCTCGATATCAACTCCGCACTGGAACGCCCGGACCGCCGCAAATTGAATCGGCGCGCTGACTGACGTGAAACTCTCACTGGCGACGGCGGCCATTGCATCGACCAACCAGCGCAATTCGTGCGGGCAGGTAAATGTGCCGAGTCGCCAGCCGCCGGCTCCGCACCACTTCGATAATCCGGAGCTGACGATGGTGCCCTCCGGGTAGAATCGTGCAATCGAAACATGTTCGCCGGTGAAATGCAGCCGACCATAGATTTCGTCGGACAACACAATCACATTGTATTTCCGCGCCACCTCGGCAAGGCATTTGACTTCGTCGGCACTATAAGTCAGACCCGTCGGATTGCTCGGATAATTCAGCACAAGCAGGCGCGGCCGATGATCGTCCTCGACAACGCTCAGCG from Phycisphaerae bacterium encodes the following:
- a CDS encoding aminotransferase class I/II-fold pyridoxal phosphate-dependent enzyme, coding for MNSSKPVSLNLNVRGLGQSPTLAIKEKCRALLQAGKHVYDFGLGQSPFPVPGSVVESLRTAATEKDYLPVKGLPALREAVADYHRKKDEIDASPDGVIVGPGSKELMFILQLVYYGEILLTPPCWVTYWPQARILGRRFSLIHTRYENGWKVTAEEFDRALSVVEDDHRPRLLVLNYPSNPTGLTYSADEVKCLAEVARKYNVIVLSDEIYGRLHFTGEHVSIARFYPEGTIVSSGLSKWCGAGGWRLGTFTCPHELRWLVDAMAAVASESFTSVSAPIQFAAVRAFQCGVDIERYLWHARRVLAAIAAPTVSILKSAGIRVHAPVGGFYLFLDFSPFAEMLARRGIRDGPSLCNRLLEEANVAILPGVSFGRSRQDLTARLAFVDFDGGAALAASENLPLEHPLPDDFVRAHCRRVIDGALAISQWLTIGADGKNSEG